The genome window ATTgctcagtatttaaaataagactCCGTGCccttgtttttcagcttctgaagTACATGCAGACAGCTGAGCTCTCTTTGTCTGAACATAAACTTTTCATAGCACTCCTTTGATGTGGAATTGTAGTAGAAATCTGAAAGCCATCAGCTAATTgaacattaaaatattctttgttaATGCTATCATCTTTGGAGGCTGCtgtacacaggaaaaaaaaattcaggaagCAGTTATCCTAATtgttaaattttaaatgaataagtATGTTATCAATTAGGTGCCTGTTACTAAAATAAACTTGGCTTCACTGTAATTTCAGAAACATACTGAGAATGATGTAAGAAGTTGTTGTcttgctgaaataaaacaaactgaagagAAATACACTGAAACTCTGGAATCAATAGAGAAAGTAAGTATTACTACTTTACAAAGACATTACAAATGTGTTTCTATAGCATTCTAGAAAATATAACGACACAGtcaatgtatgtattttttccctgcagttttTCATGGTGCCGTTGAAAAGGTTTTTGTCAGCATCAGAGTTTGAGACTGTTTTCATCAACATTCCTGTGAGTAACTGTGTATTTAATAAAGAGCTATAAGATTTGTATCTGGTTATaatatatttgtgttttatgTTAGCGTATAAATTGGGTATTTGAAATACCATGCAAAATTGATTTTTAGCTGTAGAGTACTTGATGGAAAAGAGTAtgcacattattttattttttttttagtcctttTCATggaataaaatgagaaatagtACTCTCATACCAGATAGCAAGTTTAACCACTTCTTAACCAAAGAGGATCATTTTTTGTCCTATAGAGAATAATTTATAAAAGACAGGttaatttctaaaatatgcCACTGAGTGACTGTATAAAACAGTCACTGTTATGTTGCCTACCATTCAACGTTCAGCAGTGCTTTCAATAGGATTTCTATAAAGAGTCTGCAAATCTTTGTATCTAGCCCAGTCTGTCATTGCAGACATTTTGATGTTCAAATAACTTTTAGATTCTGAATCTGGCACtgaacagcaaaagcaaatcCTCTGAAGTGTATAGGAGATGTTATTTGACTGAACTATTCAAGGTTTCCTGTGATTATCACTTTGTCCCACTTATTTTTGGCCTCTTCACAATAGTATGACAATTTTTACATACCTTTTTTGTAGTTGATTGAAGTATCCAGCAGATAACTTTGCTTTATCTGACATTAAAGAAAGACATCAGACATGGTCTGAAGCTTGtcttaacagaaagaaatgaaagggcTGTTCTTTTACGAGGCAGACTGTAAAGAAAGGATCCCAAAAGCGTGGCCCATGGACCACATCAAACCTTTATCACAAACCTTTATCACCTATGAAAGATCATCTGTGTTGGCTATCTCTGGAATGTCCTGCAGCTTCTCAGGGCTGTGGGAAGAGGTGCCGggaatttttcttcagtggaacCTGGTTTGCCAAAATATTTCAATTGCTGAACTAGTGCCAACCTGACTGCAGTTAAATTATAGCAGTTATTGAGCCAATGAATCATAAGATGATACCTCACATCTTTCCATATTTGTCTCCCTGTTAAAGTTTTAACTGTGAATCTTAATAGCTACAATTTCCTCCTCTTTGACCATTAGTCTGAAGTACTGCCACAGATATCAGTAACCTACTTGTCTTAGAATATGTCAGCTGCCTTTAGAGAACCCTTTGCGTCGAAAACAAATTGATGTTCTGTCCTATGGCAATGTTTCTTATTCACTCTGAAAGAAGCTCTGATGTGACCTTTCTCACCAACTGTAAATCTTTCTAAGGTGCACTGTGCCCAGGTACACTGACTTACCTGCACCGAATGCCTCGAAGCCAGCCAGTGTGACACGCTTCACAGGGATGTAAAAGGGGCTTACGCACTGCAGGCAGAAACTGAGGGATCAGCCTACTCACTACTCCTTCAAGAACTGTAAGGAGATAGATCAAGCTTTCAGTATAGTGGAGACTGTAAGAAAGGAGACAGGCATTTTAGCAGAAACCGttgtgataggatgaggggaaatgattttaaacaacaacaacaaaaaaacaacaggtgatttagattgggtataaggaaaaagttttctAAAGTAAGAGTAATGACTCATTGGAACTGGTTGCCCaaagagaggtggtgggtgccctgTCCTTGGCGAGGCAACTATAGTCAAGCTGTATGGGGGCTCTGAGCATGTGGTGGAGCtgtgtaggtgtccctgttcattgcagcgGAGTTGGGCAAATGATATTGAAGGGTCCCATTCtactgaaatgattctatgatactgagATAAGAGgactaaaaataacaaaagctaTTCGTATGTGATTTGGAACTAGCAAGATATAATAAATACCTGTTATTCAGGTGTTTTTAAACTTCTCTTTTCATTATAGACATGCAGTATTCTGCTTTTACAAGATCATGGTTATTTCCTTTTAACTCCTTCTAACATCTCATAGACATCTGACGACACTGATAGAAATGCAGGGTTTGTCTAAGCCAAAAAAATGTGCAAGTGTTTTCTCTGCTCAGGCCTTGTCTCTGCAGCAGTTCCTCAGCAGGAAGGCTGGAGGGCAGTGGAAGATCactttaaactgaaaatagCTGTTAGAAGCTCTACAGTGAAATGGTAATGTGGAGAGTAGTTGTGATGGTCTCAAGACAGGACATATTTGTCAGACTTGTCTCTGGTAAAAGGTTGTGGTGACTCATTGGTGGTATAGGGTGATACTGTGTTCCTTATGTATGGATTATACGAGGATGTCAGCtagacaaaattatttgctgatgtcaaaataaattttattaagTAAAAAGGCCCCAACCACAGCTCACCAGTCTAACCAGTGCCTTTCATCAGGCAGAATTCAAAATTCTATTCTTAAAGATATAGATATGGCTGTATATTTGCATGCATCTGTATACCTCTGTGTATGCGTGTGAGATGCTTTTTATGTATATCTCTGCATGCGTTTGAGATATGTGCAgggaaagatggaaataaacaCAATGTACTGAAGTACTGACACTCCATTAACCTTTAATGACCTTAGCattactttaatttaaaaagcgAAGTAATTTTGGttgaaagaaaagtttaaagacattttattatttaacattCAACTTTATTTCAAGTTTGCTGCTTAACTGAGTCTCCGTATACTCCTGAAAAAAATGTGCTGTAGTATGTTCatctggaaacatttctgtAGTAGTGTGTCTATATGCTGGAATTTAAGATTCTGAGGATATGGTTGTACAATTGGTAGCAAATGAATCTGACTGATTTTAAGCTTCTGCTATGTCAACTCTGATGTGACTGACCTTGCAGATTTTGTCTGTAGGAAGCAAAGTGCTTTCACTTAATTCAGAGCTCAATGTTGTGTATTTTTGTAATGTATCCTTTACTGCATTAAACAATCTTTGGCAGCTTTCATAAACAATCCTATATTTTTTTACTACAGAGATCTGCATACCACTTAATTATCCtgattaaataatttcttcGCCTGTTTTGATTTAATTCATTATGACTTCTCTGACAGCATCCATACAGCATAAGGCTAGTGTCATCTACAATAGCATACaggttttttaaaatatagcaaACTAAGATTCTTGTCTACTCTGCTCACGGGGAAAATCCGATGCAGTATTCTTGCCTCTCTCTCAGCCATTAGTTGTCTGCTGTATTGAGAAACACATTATGATTGTAGTGAACTTAGCACTAGAACATCACTAACTGACCAATGGACAAAACTAATTTTTCACAGCTCAGGGACATGAATCATTACTTTATCTTGTCACTATAGCATTTACTAgacttgctttattttaaaattattataaaatgaagatgaattAACAGTGCATGTTCCAAGCCAGAATAAATGAGTCTCAAATAGGTAGTTGCTTGAATTCAGCTTTTCTTACTGCAGTGTATGGAAGATGAGAAAACCTTGAACTTAGGTTCTAATTCCAAATGATCTGTTCTCCAGTTTATTCAGTTAATGGATTTAAGATGAAGCcacttatttttatattcaaaactttgttctgttttaaaaataatttcccccTTCTCATCACTGTTTTTAAGGATTTGGTGAAAATTCACAGGAGTCTAACACAGGACATCAGTGATTCCATTATTAACAAAAACGATCAGAACTTGTATCAAATTTTTATTAGCTACAAGGAGAGGTAAGATTTATGTACTAATTTTTGTCTAATTATGATACCTATGCCCAGTCTGTGAAATCATTTTACTATATTTTTGATGAATGTTTCTAAACTAGAATTGAATTCAACATCAGCATTATAAAGCTAATATTTTGTGTCATGAGCCTGGAAGTCAAAATGCCATCTATTACTTAATGAGCTTTGCCTCTTTTTACTCCCAGTTTTGGCAAAATTGTTACAAACAAAAAGTTTTATACAAACTCTCATGTTGCATCAGgaaaggtttaggttggttatgAGGagatttcttcacagagagagtgttCAAGCATTgggatgggctgcccaaggaagtgatttagtcaccatccctggacgTATTTAAAAGATATATGGACATGGCACTacaggacatggtttagtgatgggactcggtaggtcaggttgatggttggacatGATCTCAAAGGTCTTTTCTAGCATATGTGATTCTTTAGAGAGGTAGCAACTATATTGCTAACAAAACttaagtagtttttttttttttccccacagcacTTTTTTTAACCATGCAAATAATCCCAGACATTTTATAGCATATACCTGTATTGTTTAATGGATAGAATGGTATAAAGATGTAAGAGGTGCAATATAAGGCAAGGATATGTAATAAGGGCATTCCAGGTTAAAGAAAACGAGAGAGGTGATAAAcatgaaagcagagaaaataggTGTGAAAGAGAAGATTCTAGAGTCTTACTCTGATCTGCAGTCAAGTATGGCAGCGAAGCAAACATACTTTATTTTCAAACTGTCAAAAATAGCCAGACTAATAACAGGATATCCACAGGAGCATGTTGTACCCTGTAGGCTAGTTGCCAATATTTTTAACCCCTTTTCAAATTGTGTTTTTGTACTGAACAGCACTGAACAACTGTTGAGCTGTATGGATGAACTTACAGGCCTGTAATACTTAGCTGAaaagctgtgctgtgggctACAGTGCTGACTTAGCACAAAGTAACCCTTGGAATGTGATTAAAATTGAGTTTCTGGATCCAGAGTGCAAAAGAGTGGTGGGATCAAATTGGATTCTCTTGGGAGTGATGGGGAAGGAGGATTGTTGGGATAATAATGGACTTGTGAGGaactgagcagcagcatctggaaGATGTTTGATGAATGAGTTGTTTTCTGGGTGAGGAGGATCAGCCAGACTATCCATAAACAATCTTGCCTTTATGACCCTCTATCTCAGGACAGAATTATTCCCTAGTCTGATAGACTTGCTGCTGCTCTAGGAGGGAAATAGGGGACAATAACTTTCTCTGGAAAgtacttaattttcaaaagtaGCACTGAAATGTGTGCTCTAAGGGCAACAAAGGACACTGAGAAGAAATCTCAATCTTAAATGTATTATGCAGAAGGGGAACAACATGATGTAGGGCCAGCATTGTAGCACATACTGGAAGTAATCAGAAGTGATGTTTAGTCAGTATCATCACTTCAGTTGTGAAATGAATGGCCAAGATTCAGTTGGGGATAAAGGAATTTAGGAGGCCCAAAAGGAAAGCCATAAGAATTGCccaaaaaggaatttaaaaatgcagagaagGAATCACCTAAAGAAACGTCTGGAAAAAGTATAACAAAGCAGAACTCTGCAGTGGGGCTAGAAGAAGATCTTTAAGAAGGGTCAAGAGAATACCGTTATAAAACCAGACTCTTCCATGAAGCATTAGTTCTGTTGACAGCTCCTgggtatttattttaattcacacTATTGTTTGGATCTGAACCTCACGTGATGTAACCTGGTAGAAAATGTTGGAGATGGATAAGTTAGGATAACTTACCAGATCTTTAAAGGATATGCACAATTAATCTTATTATACTTGTTAGAGAATTTATTTACTACGCTCTTGGAAATCTGCAGTGCTGTAAATATATGGTGTTCTCCTCTTAGACAGTGATTATGCTGCTTTTAATGGGTCCTGCATTTATTGCAGCATACACACGTGAATGTTAAATGAAGTTGCAGTGATTTTTACAGCATTTTGAAAGCAgctttaaactttatttttctgaatattttccattgttttcatTGTTGGAGTCTGGCTACGTGTGATCTTCGCATATTTAAACGCTACTCCTGTTGAAAAGaggattgcttttttttttttttggtgaaaaatgAGCAAGAATTTTCCTGAAATAAGCAAATGTTCCCTCTATTCTTTATCTCTCACTTTGATTTAGATTGGTTATTTATGGACAGTACTGCAGTCAAGTGGAAACAGCCATATCATGCTTAGACAACATTTCTAAGACAAAAGAAGATGTTAAATTGAAGTTAGAGGTATAAGAATTTTAtaatgtttgtgtgtgtgcattatACGTGTTCTGATAACTATGTCCTGCTTTCATCTAAGTCAAAAACCTAGTGGattaaaactgaatttgttCATCATCTTTTCCTTGTAATTTATTGGAGCCTCTCATCAAATTAATGTTTAGCTATTGAGATACAGACCCTGGCAATCCTGAACAGATGAAGTGAGTGAAGCTTTCCACTGGCAGTAGTAGTAGGGTtaggatttatttttgtaactgaTATTCCTCAGTTTGTCATATGTTGGCTGAGAATACATAATTGCAGACTTCTATGCCAAACAAGCCCATCTTTAAGCTTCTTAGGGGTTGCTGCCTACCAAGAACCCCAGTTCTTTTCAGCTAGGCTACTGGCTGGCACTCAGGGTTAATATGTCCCAAGTAAGTGTGTTCAAGGTGCAGgactttgctttttccttgaTGGCTTCATGAGGTTCTTGCTGGATGTTCCTCGAAGAGCACCAGCTGCGCCTGCAATCTGGTGTTGTATGTGGACATGCTGTGGATATCCTTCCACTTTGCtgctaaaaatattaaaactgtTAACTAAGAGGAGAAAGCAGTAAACTCAGACATTGGTGTAACTGTAGCAGATGTGTTCTCGATATTCCTTGTCACCTTTGTTTGCCCAGAAATGGCTTTTAGGAGCATTTGCTTTCAAAactgtcttttgctttttttgaagGTGGTTGCAATGTCTGCCTTCTTCGCTCTGCTTATAggcagtatcttttttttttttccctagttcAATCCTATGCCTCATTTCTGTTGTGATGTTTAGTCCATGTTTTTCCTTGTGAAATATCCAAGAACAAATGTCTAGACACAGTCTTTGTTCAGATTTTACTGTCATATCAACTGTTTTGTTCCAGTTTGTTGAAAGCCTTTATCTCAAATTTGCTGAAGTTATTACCATAGCAAATGTATCTCTTCAACATGGTATTCatgaaaattaaactttttttttttattattattgtcctaatctatttttctgtttcaaactAGGAATGTTCTAAGAGAGCCAACAATGGAAAATTTACTTTGCGAGATCTTTTAGTGGTTCCAATGCAAAGAGTGCTAAAATACCACCTACTGCTCCAGGTATTATATATTTGAATAACACAACTGTGATTGTTTATCATTAGTGGTTTATAAGAATGAGAGCTTAAAAGCCTTTATCAAAGGAAGGTAACTGGCATTTCCATAGATTTGAGACTAATTTGTTATGAAATAAAATCCAGTGAAGTGCAAGTTTTCTTAAAGAGATGATTCCTCAGAGCTGATGCATTTCTGAGAATGAtgaaaaaacacagctgttTCCCAGTATTTGAACCTTTCATTCTTGTTATGTTTAAAATGGTTAGTAGTAGCACGCCATAACTGTggtgctctgaaatgtggatcGTTATCCCCCAACAAGGAAGCTGAACCATACTTACAGCTTACTTTTAAGATGCTTTTCTGCTGTCATAAATTACAATAAAGccatatttattttgaaatgcttctTGTTATAACCCACAAAGCACGAGCTCTCACAGTTAGCCCTATAATAAGGGTGGAGAGTCTTATAAATTTAATTTGATAGCTGTGCCAGGAGACTCATTAGTTCAGCTGCAAAGAAATATATTACTATATGAGACTGTCAGCCCTGCTGATGCTTGTAAAAcgttgttttaaaaaagatctACTGCTTGCTTGTAAGTAAAATTTTGACTCTATGGAACAACATAGGTTTTGTATAttaaatttttgaaatatttctgagcCATCAACATTTTGATCAACAGAAATttggaacaaaataaatgaccaaactgctttttaaaaaacatggcTTCTTAGCAGAGGGTTATTAGAGTTAGGGCAGTATGGTTAggtggtggttggacttgatgatctttaaggtctttttgAATCTGAGtgatcatatatatatatgattctaTAGCTTTATAATCAACTTTCTATATTATGAGAAGACGAAATACGATGTGTCACAATGTTCTAAAGTTTGAGATAACATGTAGTAACAGTATACATTgtacaaaaaacattttatagacttaaaatgaaaaaaatatagtaaaaCTCTTAAAATTGtaatttgaaatataaatacttttttatttcctagGATTTTAAGGAGGTTTTTTTGCTAGCTGGGatgtataattttattttcaaatcatgAAGAACAAATATTCTGTTTCCCTAGGAGGTTATCTCTTACTTAAGAGGAACTTGAAAAAgccttttattttccaaagagaaaatggctaaaaaaaatctttgaatatTTACTTGTGATTTAAATGTGTACTCTGAGTCAGCTTTGTCTTAGGCCTAATGAAACAGTGACTTTTTAGGTAGTTGTCCAGTTAGCTAATATCTTACTGGTAGCTAGTTTATGTCCCTGTCTGCAGCCAAATGAATGGTTAGAATGGGATTATACACTGGATAGCAGTGAGCAAATGAACTCGACTAAGGATCCGATTGGCAATACTTAATTGCTATGAAGGCAAAATTGGTTTCTACTGATTGTAATAATACGAATATCAGTGTTTAGACTATGTCATTCTTAAATGGTCTTTGCCAATTATTTGTTTGCAACAGTCCTTGCTCAGCTTACAAGTTGGTCACAGTggggaagaaaatgtgaattctCAGGTTGAGTTTTCTGTTCTTCGGtgtgggatttttcttttttttgggtGGAGTGTGTTGGTGGTTTTTGAGGAATGGTGCATGGAGTaataacttcagttttcagCTGTCAGACAATGGATGAGAAGTTTTATCTACTTTTGTCAATAGGAGCTGGTAAAGCACACTACAGATCCCATGGAGAAAACAAATCTAAAACTGGCGCTTGATGCAATGAAGGTAAGTCGTGCTGATCAAGTTTTTATATCCATGTTGGCATTTAAAATGGTAGTTCCTAACTATATTTCCTGGAAAACAGTGTTCTTCACAACAGATCAAATAGATATTTGCTCAAGTCATTGTGTGCTTTGTGAGTACGTAGTTGAATGCCTTACCCAAGTCTTGGAACAAACTCAGTAATTTTCTGAAGTGGAGCATATATGAAATGGAGCTTCCTCATTTCAGTTTACTTTTCTTATCACTTTGCTGTTGTGTACTGAGGTAAGCAGCAGGTGTTTCAATAAATTTGGTCTTAGTTCCAAAGTGTAGGACTATTTCTATAACTCTAAACCAATTCTAACCTAGTCAGTGGTTTCCCAACGAGGTGAAGACATCTTTCTTTAGAAGACTCTATTTCTATGATCTCTGTGGCTTTACCCTTGAAATTAGTGGTATATTTCTTCAGGTACAGTACCTGTCACTGTACATCTCCTGCTGTGAGTGGCACAAACAAATGCTTTATAGAAGAGCAGTACTGCCTTAATATTACTTTGTGTTCCTCTGTACAGTGAAATTTCTGCTTCACTTGGCTTCACTACATGAGTTGTGAAATTGATGTGGTGGAATTGAGTTTTTTTTCTATCCTGTGGTGGAGGGAAGCCAATACAGTATAGGTCATATCTCCTTCTATTGCAATCTATATCGACCACAGGAGATGCAGAAGTCAAAATAAGTAAGTTTTCAGTCATGCAGCTGCCTATGCTGCTACTTGAATTCCTAGAATACAGACTAGCTCACAAGTGAGGTTTTTTGTTCCCCTTTTTTGTTTCCCAGTTCTGTGCAGTGCATGCAGAGAGCACTTGTGTGATAATCTCCCATGGAAGATGCCTGACATGTGAATGGAACAGTATTGCTTCCAGCTAATGGCAAGGCAGGCATCTTGGTTGctaggaatcatagaatcatagaatggcctgggttgaaaaggaccacaatgatcatgcAGTTTcaaccacatccagcctggccttgaatagGGCATCcgcaggaatggggcatccacaacctccttgggcaactagttccagtgcgtcaccaccctctgtgtgaaaaacttcctcctaatatctaacctaaaccttccctgtctccgtttaaaaccatccccccttgtcctgtcactgtccacccttgtaaacggccattccccttcctgtttatatgcttcctttaagtattggaaggccacaatgaggtctgcccggagtcttctcttctccaagctaaacaagcccagttccctcaacctttgcTCATAGGAGcggtgctccagccctctgatcatcttagtagccctcctctggacccactccgagagctccacatcctttttgtactgggggTCCCAGGCCTGGGGGAAACAAccatggtttgtttgtttttttttttcacttttttttttcctccttttattaTGTGCTTCATTGTTTCTGTGATGGCTCGACTCAAAATAAGACTGATTAAGAAAACTTGTCAGAATGATTGTGGCATTTGTGTCCTGCCTGCCAGCcaatgataataataaataattctgCAGGAACTGGCATCTCTCACTGAGGTCACATCATCGTTTTCCTCCCAATTAAACCATATCCTTCCATAGCCCTGTCAGAGCAGTAGAAGTAGCCATGCAACATAGATTTGTTGCTTCTAAAGGCTTTCGTTTGTCTGCTTGGAaatgatatttggaaaaaaaactgacaaCAAGAGGGTACCGCACcctggaaagaaaatgttgcttAAAGAAAACTGACACTGACACAATCAAGAGGTTATTTAATTTCTACACCAACTCTTGGAAGACTGATGTGAATGTATCCTCTTTACATTCCTTAGGGAAACTGGCGTGATAATTGCAGCTATTCTTAGATTGtgattaaaattttattagAAAGAATATGTATCCTTTCCCTACCCTCCCAAATTTGTAGTCGTATTGAAGGATACTGTAAAAGCAAGTTGTGAAGATCAGAATACCTTTTCTAACCGCTGCTCTCAGCATCCCTGACCTCACCAATTACCACTGCCGCTTGCTTCTTATCTCTAGCTATAAACAGAGAAGCCTCAGCAAATTGTCACTATTACTCAAGTGCATTCGAAGCTGTTTAAAGGCTTTAGTGAAATGTGTATGTTATGTGCTCTGGTACGGAAGACAATAATGATCTCAACCTGTTAATTTAAGTAGTATATCGCTTTAAGGACACTTTTAAAATCTGTGTAATATCTTCTTTCTGCTGTACAACACTATTACTCTGCAGTAGCTTATTATGTCCCTCTTAATATGCATTCCTTCACATAAATTAAATCCTTACTTTTGAGGAGCATTGTATATGTTTTCTATTATATTCTATCTTTACCTTTTGTACTGTCTGATTTTGAATGTTGTTGGCTGGTTTCTTTAGGCCACAGCTGTACTGCATAAATGACATTTCCATCTTCAGTTTTTAGAATAAGTCATTAACGAAATCCCAAAAAAGTCAGCcctttaaaagaaacaacaaaaacagaacagtatgTTGTCCTTTCTTGCTACAGGATTTGGATTTGAAcagataaaatgaagaaagctgtatatttgatttaagatgtgcagaggctttttaaaatgtatttagtcAGACAGATTGGTAATTCACTAACATCaagtatgtatatatttgaatatatttatgtatgtatttaaatgtGAAGATAAGCCTaagaattagaaataaatttgctAAAATAATGTATTGAAGTGGTTTGTTTTGGACTTTCTCCCTTTTCTGGTTGATGCTCTAGGACTTGGCTCAATATGTAAATGAAGTGAAAAGAGATAATGAAACACTCCGTGAAATTAGACAATTTCAACTATCAATAGAGAATTTGGTATGTGATACTTTTAGCTTATACAGTTCTTAGTAACTTTTGATCAAATGCGATGatgtacatatatttttattccttttatatGGGAAGATAGTAAGCAATCTTGGTGAAATTCATGTGCAAGTATGACTTGCTTAGTCTAGAATGATAGAATGATTATTTACTTGCAGAGATATCTGCTAAAACTGTAAATCCCTGCTGGGGTCTTGTATGTAGTTACAACTATTTGCATAGAtaaatgtttgtatttgtacagtgattcagtgattcagaTGATTTTGAAGTGCAAAAAATTCTTTGTCTGAAGACAAGTATTGAACAATCTGATGCCCTACCTGTATGTAGGTTGCTCTTCAAGTAAtacctcttatttatttccctggaaactacaacagagaTGAAAAGCACAATAGCActgcttgatagagcaaattctcagccacaaaatgCTATTTGTCAATGTAGTTGACACCATCAGCTATACATTTTAACCAGTGATAAAGAAAAGCCcgcatgctgtgctcataaaagtATGCGTGGCAGTCCATAAGTTGGCTTGTCTTTCACGTCAGTGTTACCACTGCTCAAATGAACCACCCATGAGCACTTGCTatgctcacatctactgtttggtccccataaatgttcagcgagcatcagtgaatgtcaatgggtgccattttttctgtgtagaagaattcagtgacatagCTTTACATTCTACATGCTTCCAGGTCTGactccattttgtcagactgcccctctgctgccttcagtttcaaagcaacaaaatgtaatggaatactggtgagaaggttcaacctccaatatctgcctctgatgtgAAGGGCCAAGATAacaaaataagaggcattacttttggagtggtCCTTATATTTAGTTCAAATGACAGTGACCTGAAAAGCACTTTTCTGGGATAAAAGCAGTGAGTGATCTAACATTTGAGTGTGTTACCTTACCACTTTTGCTGCACTGAATCAAGtgtattatttccatttcagaatCATTCCCTCTTACAGTATGGAAGACCTCAGGGTGATGGGGAAATAAGGATAACTACGTTAGACAAACGTGCGAGGCAAGACAGGTGATGTCATGACTTCTGGTGTTTGCTATTAAAATGCCTGTGAAGTATCTCTATTTGCATATTTGAGGTCAGCTCAGTGAT of Meleagris gallopavo isolate NT-WF06-2002-E0010 breed Aviagen turkey brand Nicholas breeding stock chromosome 10, Turkey_5.1, whole genome shotgun sequence contains these proteins:
- the LOC100539361 gene encoding guanine nucleotide exchange factor VAV3 produces the protein MTLPRGTFVHDLLNWSIYYILGKSTFGITVNEHIELLSYYSATNHGSFLFLQVIETLSKLSRTPIAIGTGIRPFPTEESVDDEDVYKCLPDLIDETGVDEDEELYDCVYGEDEGGEVYEDLMKDEAAQQPKHTENDVRSCCLAEIKQTEEKYTETLESIEKFFMVPLKRFLSASEFETVFINIPDLVKIHRSLTQDISDSIINKNDQNLYQIFISYKERLVIYGQYCSQVETAISCLDNISKTKEDVKLKLEECSKRANNGKFTLRDLLVVPMQRVLKYHLLLQELVKHTTDPMEKTNLKLALDAMKDLAQYVNEVKRDNETLREIRQFQLSIENLNHSLLQYGRPQGDGEIRITTLDKRARQDRHIFLFDLAVIVCKRRGDNYEMKEIIDLQKYKITNNPTTDKENKKWSYGFYLIHIQGQNGLEVYCKTKDLKKNGLNNFRWLCKYLCLKQNHVTQVWECHLN